The Streptomyces sp. NBC_01775 genome includes a region encoding these proteins:
- a CDS encoding D-alanine--D-alanine ligase family protein has translation MSSHSPSQKPRVAVVFGGRNSEHAISVLTAGSVLGAIDRDKYEVLPIGITADGRWALAADDPARMAIEDRRLPSVEDLSESDTGGVLLPLSPDSREVVHTEPGQVPKALGEVDVVFPVLHGPYGEDGTLQGLLEMSGVPYVGAGVLASAVGMDKEYMKRIFTSFGLPIGPYITIRPREWEVDPSAARKKIVDFAGEHGWPVFLKPARAGSSMGISKVDDLCAIDEAVEQARRHDPKIVVESLLRGREIECGVLEFEDGPRASVPAEIPPVGEHDFYDFEAKYIDSASGIVPAPLTEAETARVRELALLAFEAASCEGLVRADFFLCENGEFVINEINTMPGFTPISMYPRMWQESGLSYPELVDRLIQAALNRSTGLR, from the coding sequence ATGAGCAGCCACAGCCCCTCCCAGAAGCCTCGGGTCGCCGTCGTCTTCGGCGGACGCAACTCGGAGCACGCGATCTCCGTCCTCACGGCAGGTTCCGTGCTCGGCGCCATCGACCGCGACAAGTACGAGGTGCTGCCGATCGGGATCACGGCGGACGGACGCTGGGCGCTGGCTGCCGACGATCCGGCGCGGATGGCGATCGAGGACCGCAGGCTGCCCAGCGTGGAGGACCTGTCCGAGTCCGACACCGGCGGGGTGCTGCTCCCCCTCTCGCCGGACAGCCGGGAGGTCGTCCACACCGAGCCGGGCCAGGTGCCCAAGGCGCTGGGCGAGGTCGACGTCGTCTTCCCCGTGCTGCACGGCCCCTACGGCGAGGACGGCACGCTCCAGGGGCTGCTGGAGATGTCCGGGGTCCCCTATGTCGGCGCGGGCGTGCTGGCCTCGGCCGTCGGCATGGACAAGGAGTACATGAAGCGGATCTTCACCTCCTTCGGGCTGCCCATCGGCCCCTACATCACCATCCGCCCCCGAGAGTGGGAGGTGGACCCCTCAGCGGCCCGCAAGAAGATCGTGGACTTCGCGGGCGAGCACGGCTGGCCGGTCTTCTTGAAGCCCGCGCGAGCCGGGTCCTCCATGGGCATCTCCAAGGTCGACGACCTGTGCGCGATCGACGAGGCGGTCGAGCAGGCCCGGCGGCACGACCCGAAGATCGTCGTCGAATCGCTGCTGCGCGGGCGGGAGATCGAGTGCGGGGTGCTGGAGTTCGAGGACGGGCCGCGCGCGAGCGTGCCCGCCGAGATCCCGCCGGTCGGCGAGCACGACTTCTACGACTTCGAGGCCAAGTACATCGACTCGGCCTCCGGCATCGTCCCGGCCCCGCTCACCGAGGCGGAGACCGCGCGGGTGCGCGAGCTTGCCCTGCTCGCCTTCGAGGCGGCCTCCTGCGAGGGGCTGGTGCGGGCCGATTTCTTCCTGTGCGAGAACGGCGAGTTCGTCATCAACGAGATCAACACGATGCCGGGCTTCACCCCCATCTCCATGTACCCGCGCATGTGGCAGGAGAGCGGCCTCAGCTACCCCGAACTGGTCGACCGCCTCATCCAGGCGGCGCTGAACCGGTCGACGGGGCTGCGCTAG
- a CDS encoding lysophospholipid acyltransferase family protein: MPGSDQKPRKVGFWYRFAAVMVKPPLVLLFKRDWRGMEHIPQDGGFITVVNHNSYLDPLSYAHYQYNTGRVPRFLAKVGLFRGGFVGAAMRGTGQIPVYRESADAVGAFRAAVEAIEKGECVAFYPEGTLTRDPAMWPMPGKTGAARVALLTRAPVIPVAQWGANLAMPPYAKEKKLRLFPRKTLTVQAGPAIDLSAFYDCEPTADVLRQVTDVMMDAVTEQLAGIRGEPAPAERYDPRKAAVRRREQRTTQHKQRQHQHTQPDQAPAGAEAAEGEKNA; the protein is encoded by the coding sequence ATGCCGGGGAGTGACCAGAAACCCAGGAAGGTCGGCTTCTGGTACCGCTTCGCTGCGGTAATGGTGAAGCCGCCGCTCGTGCTGCTCTTCAAGCGGGACTGGCGCGGAATGGAGCATATTCCACAGGACGGCGGCTTTATCACCGTCGTCAATCACAACTCGTATCTCGACCCGCTCTCCTACGCGCATTACCAGTACAACACCGGCCGGGTGCCCCGCTTCCTGGCCAAGGTGGGGCTGTTCAGGGGCGGCTTCGTCGGCGCTGCCATGCGCGGCACCGGCCAGATCCCCGTCTACCGCGAGTCCGCCGACGCCGTGGGCGCCTTCCGCGCCGCCGTCGAGGCCATCGAGAAGGGCGAGTGCGTGGCCTTCTACCCCGAAGGCACCCTCACCCGCGACCCCGCGATGTGGCCCATGCCCGGCAAGACGGGTGCGGCCCGCGTCGCGCTGCTGACCAGGGCACCGGTCATCCCCGTCGCCCAGTGGGGCGCCAACCTCGCGATGCCGCCCTACGCCAAGGAGAAGAAGCTGCGGCTCTTCCCCCGCAAGACCCTCACCGTGCAGGCGGGCCCCGCCATCGACCTGTCGGCCTTCTACGACTGTGAGCCGACCGCCGACGTGCTCCGCCAGGTCACCGACGTCATGATGGACGCCGTCACCGAACAGCTCGCCGGCATCCGCGGGGAGCCCGCTCCCGCCGAGCGCTACGACCCGCGCAAGGCGGCAGTACGCAGACGCGAGCAGCGCACCACGCAGCACAAGCAGCGACAGCACCAGCACACGCAGCCCGACCAGGCGCCGGCCGGGGCCGAGGCGGCGGAGGGAGAGAAGAACGCGTGA
- the recG gene encoding ATP-dependent DNA helicase RecG — MSEHLDLRTVGDLLHHYPRRYAERGELTRLAELPLDEHVTVVARIADARVHKFNRGKGQRLEVTLTDGSGRLQIVFFGRSVHYHQRELLPGRRGMFAGKVGVFNRKLQLSHPDYKLLDEESGEDTVEKFANELLPLYPACKQLSSWNIEQSAAMILSALQATGWRGLADPLPAALREERDLIPLPEAFEKIHRPRTKADIAQARARLKWDEAFVLQVALARRRAKETELPAVPRVPVPGGMLDAFDERLPFTLTDGQREVSREIFADLATEHPMHRLLQGEVGSGKTLVALRAMLATVDAGGQAAMLAPTEVLAQQHHRSITEMMGELAEGGMLGGAEQGTKVVLLTGSMSTAQRRQALLDLVTGEAGIVVGTHALIEDKVKFHDLGLVVVDEQHRFGVEQRDALRSKGEQPPHLLVMTATPIPRTVAMTVFGDLETSVLDQLPAGRSPISTHVVPAKDKPHFLARTWERVREEAEAGHQAYVVCPRIGDEEEQPAKSAKKKPSRDPEEADEDTGADAEEKRPPLAVLDIAQQLTAGPLGGLKVEALHGRMHPDAKDEVMRRFAAGEVDVLVATTVIEVGVNVPNATGMVIMDADRFGVSQLHQLRGRVGRGSAPGLCLLVTEMPEASPARSRLEAVAATLDGFELSRIDLEQRREGDVLGQAQSGVRSSLRMLTVIEDEDVIAEARDEASALVAADPELTEHPELRTALDALLDEEREEFLDKG, encoded by the coding sequence ATGTCCGAGCACCTCGACCTGCGCACGGTCGGCGACCTCCTGCATCACTACCCGCGCAGGTACGCCGAGCGCGGTGAGCTGACGCGGCTGGCCGAGCTGCCACTGGACGAACACGTCACCGTCGTCGCGCGGATCGCCGACGCGCGCGTGCACAAGTTCAACCGGGGCAAGGGCCAGCGGCTGGAGGTCACCCTGACCGACGGCAGCGGACGCCTCCAGATCGTCTTCTTCGGCCGCTCCGTGCACTACCACCAGCGCGAACTGCTGCCCGGCAGGCGGGGCATGTTCGCGGGCAAGGTCGGCGTCTTCAACCGCAAGCTCCAGCTGTCCCACCCGGACTACAAGCTGCTGGACGAGGAGAGCGGCGAGGACACGGTCGAGAAGTTCGCCAACGAGCTGCTGCCGCTGTATCCGGCGTGCAAGCAGCTCTCGTCCTGGAACATCGAGCAGTCCGCCGCCATGATCCTGAGCGCGCTCCAGGCCACCGGATGGCGCGGCCTCGCCGACCCGCTGCCCGCCGCGCTGCGCGAGGAGCGCGACCTCATCCCGCTCCCCGAGGCGTTCGAAAAGATCCACCGGCCGCGCACCAAGGCCGACATCGCCCAGGCGCGCGCCCGCCTCAAGTGGGACGAGGCGTTCGTCCTCCAGGTCGCGCTGGCCCGGCGCCGCGCCAAGGAGACGGAACTGCCCGCCGTTCCCCGCGTCCCCGTGCCCGGCGGGATGCTGGACGCCTTCGACGAGCGGCTGCCCTTCACCCTCACCGACGGCCAGCGCGAAGTCAGCCGCGAGATCTTCGCCGACCTGGCCACCGAACACCCCATGCACCGTCTCCTCCAGGGCGAGGTCGGCTCCGGCAAGACGCTGGTGGCGCTGCGCGCCATGCTGGCCACGGTCGACGCGGGCGGCCAGGCCGCGATGCTCGCGCCCACCGAGGTCCTGGCCCAGCAGCACCACCGCTCCATCACGGAGATGATGGGCGAGCTCGCCGAGGGCGGGATGCTGGGCGGCGCCGAACAGGGCACCAAGGTCGTGCTGCTCACCGGCTCGATGAGCACCGCCCAGCGCCGTCAGGCCCTGCTGGACCTGGTGACGGGCGAGGCCGGGATCGTCGTGGGCACCCACGCCCTGATCGAGGACAAGGTGAAGTTCCACGACCTGGGCCTCGTCGTCGTCGACGAACAGCACCGCTTCGGCGTCGAACAGCGCGACGCGCTGCGCTCCAAAGGCGAGCAGCCGCCCCACCTGCTGGTGATGACCGCGACCCCGATCCCCCGGACCGTCGCCATGACCGTCTTCGGTGATCTGGAGACCTCGGTGCTCGACCAGCTCCCGGCCGGCCGGTCCCCGATCTCCACCCATGTGGTGCCCGCGAAGGACAAGCCGCACTTCCTGGCACGCACCTGGGAGCGCGTACGGGAGGAGGCCGAGGCGGGGCACCAGGCGTACGTCGTCTGCCCGCGCATCGGCGACGAGGAGGAGCAGCCCGCGAAGAGCGCGAAGAAGAAGCCCTCCCGTGACCCGGAGGAGGCGGACGAGGACACCGGGGCCGACGCGGAGGAGAAGCGTCCGCCGCTGGCGGTCCTCGACATCGCCCAGCAGCTCACGGCCGGGCCGCTCGGCGGACTGAAGGTCGAGGCGCTGCACGGCCGGATGCATCCCGACGCCAAGGACGAGGTGATGCGCCGCTTCGCCGCGGGCGAGGTGGACGTGCTCGTGGCGACGACGGTCATCGAGGTCGGCGTCAACGTTCCCAACGCCACCGGCATGGTCATCATGGACGCCGACCGCTTCGGCGTATCCCAGCTCCACCAACTGCGCGGACGTGTCGGCCGCGGCTCGGCGCCCGGCCTGTGCCTGCTGGTGACGGAGATGCCCGAGGCGAGCCCGGCGCGCTCCCGACTGGAGGCGGTGGCCGCGACGCTGGACGGCTTCGAGCTGTCCCGCATCGACCTGGAGCAGCGCCGCGAGGGCGACGTGCTCGGCCAGGCCCAGTCCGGAGTGCGCTCCTCGCTCCGGATGCTCACGGTCATCGAGGACGAGGACGTCATCGCCGAGGCGCGGGACGAGGCGAGCGCACTGGTCGCCGCCGACCCCGAACTGACGGAGCATCCGGAGCTGCGCACGGCCCTGGACGCGCTGCTGGACGAGGAGCGGGAGGAATTCCTCGACAAGGGCTGA
- a CDS encoding Lrp/AsnC family transcriptional regulator translates to MVQAYVLIQTEVGKASTVAEIVSKIPGVIQAEDVTGPYDVIVRAQADTMDDLGRMVVAKVQQVDGITRTLTCPIVHL, encoded by the coding sequence GTGGTACAGGCGTACGTCTTGATCCAGACGGAGGTCGGCAAGGCTTCGACCGTTGCCGAGATCGTCTCCAAGATCCCCGGCGTGATCCAGGCCGAGGATGTAACGGGTCCATACGATGTGATCGTGCGGGCCCAGGCGGACACCATGGACGACCTCGGTCGCATGGTGGTCGCCAAAGTCCAGCAGGTGGATGGCATCACCCGCACTCTGACCTGCCCCATCGTCCATCTCTAG
- the rpmB gene encoding 50S ribosomal protein L28, translating into MAANCDVCGKGPEFGNNISHSHRRTRRRWNPNIQRVRAVVGGTPKRLNACTSCIKAGKVSR; encoded by the coding sequence GTGGCTGCGAACTGCGACGTCTGCGGCAAGGGGCCGGAGTTCGGCAACAACATCTCCCACTCGCACCGCCGCACCCGCCGTCGCTGGAACCCGAACATCCAGCGTGTGCGTGCCGTGGTCGGCGGGACGCCGAAGCGCCTCAACGCCTGCACCTCGTGCATCAAGGCCGGCAAGGTCTCGCGCTGA
- a CDS encoding DAK2 domain-containing protein, whose product MLQPLDTAAVRRWCALGREALRAERSRMDAINVFPVADGDTGTNLCLTFEAAARAAAEATAGARGEEREGEAGPGDGGAGVLRVMARAALLEARGNSGTILAEYLRGMAQGLAEESAQERALPCALRRGAEAAYAAVARPVEGTMLTVAAAAAEAAEAEGDPASAAREALAATPAQLPSLSRAGVVDAGALGLTTLLAALIAALPPSAGAPRDTGVTPQRAQTEAGRSCAVPAPVHPADVPTASAPACEAAPANEAAPAEATPANEAAPAEAAPEFEVMYLIEAEDIKAVDALRERLDALGDSLVIGGGDGLWSVHVHVADAGAAVEAGLAAGRPYRVRIAHLPSLPEHGTEEGGEAAWETPESSGARAVVAVVPGEGLAGLCREAGAAVVPAADAARDDALLAAVQATGAAEAVLLPNGTEFHAAAARAADAARARGVRATVIPTRAAVQGLAALAVHAPGCRFDEDVVAMTSAAGATRYGEVTVAARESWTTAGICQAGDVLGLVEGDVAVIGADVGQVAMDVLVRMLAAGGELVTLVLGEDAPRGLAAGLEAYVRGSHLAVDTVVYEGQQQTSPLLVGVE is encoded by the coding sequence GTGCTGCAACCGCTCGACACCGCCGCGGTACGCAGATGGTGCGCCCTGGGCAGGGAGGCGCTCCGCGCGGAGCGCTCCCGGATGGACGCGATCAACGTCTTCCCCGTCGCGGACGGCGACACCGGCACGAACCTCTGTCTCACCTTCGAAGCCGCTGCCCGCGCTGCGGCCGAGGCCACCGCCGGGGCGCGCGGCGAGGAGCGTGAGGGCGAAGCGGGTCCGGGGGACGGAGGCGCCGGGGTGCTGCGCGTCATGGCACGTGCGGCACTGCTGGAGGCGCGGGGCAACTCCGGGACGATCCTCGCCGAGTATCTGCGCGGGATGGCACAGGGCCTGGCGGAGGAGTCCGCGCAGGAGCGCGCCCTGCCATGTGCGCTGCGCCGGGGCGCGGAGGCCGCGTACGCCGCCGTCGCCCGCCCCGTCGAGGGGACGATGCTCACGGTGGCGGCGGCAGCGGCCGAAGCGGCGGAGGCGGAGGGCGACCCGGCGTCAGCGGCCCGCGAGGCGCTGGCCGCCACCCCCGCGCAACTCCCCTCCCTCTCGCGCGCAGGGGTCGTGGACGCGGGCGCGCTCGGCCTGACGACCCTGCTGGCGGCGCTCATCGCCGCGCTGCCCCCGAGCGCGGGAGCCCCCCGGGACACGGGCGTGACGCCGCAGCGGGCACAGACCGAGGCGGGGAGGAGCTGTGCCGTCCCCGCCCCCGTACACCCGGCCGACGTGCCCACGGCCTCGGCGCCCGCGTGTGAGGCGGCGCCCGCAAACGAAGCGGCGCCCGCCGAAGCGACGCCCGCAAACGAAGCGGCGCCCGCCGAAGCCGCGCCCGAATTCGAAGTGATGTATCTCATCGAGGCCGAGGACATCAAGGCCGTCGACGCACTCCGTGAACGCCTCGACGCGCTCGGCGACTCCCTGGTGATCGGCGGCGGCGACGGGCTGTGGAGCGTCCACGTCCACGTCGCGGACGCCGGTGCCGCGGTGGAGGCGGGCCTCGCCGCAGGGCGCCCGTACCGGGTCCGCATCGCGCACCTGCCCTCCTTGCCGGAGCACGGAACGGAGGAGGGCGGCGAGGCCGCGTGGGAGACGCCGGAGTCCTCGGGCGCGCGGGCCGTTGTGGCCGTGGTGCCGGGGGAGGGGCTGGCCGGGCTGTGCCGGGAGGCGGGCGCCGCCGTGGTCCCCGCCGCCGACGCCGCCCGGGACGACGCGCTGCTCGCCGCCGTACAGGCCACGGGTGCCGCCGAGGCCGTCCTGCTGCCCAACGGCACCGAGTTCCACGCTGCCGCCGCGCGCGCGGCGGACGCCGCGCGCGCCCGGGGCGTGCGCGCCACCGTCATCCCCACCCGGGCCGCCGTCCAGGGCCTGGCGGCGCTGGCCGTGCACGCGCCGGGGTGCCGGTTCGACGAGGACGTGGTCGCCATGACCTCGGCCGCCGGAGCCACCCGCTACGGCGAAGTGACCGTCGCGGCGCGCGAGTCGTGGACGACGGCGGGCATCTGCCAGGCCGGGGACGTGCTCGGGCTGGTGGAGGGCGATGTCGCCGTGATCGGCGCCGACGTCGGACAGGTCGCCATGGATGTGCTCGTCCGGATGCTCGCCGCCGGCGGGGAACTGGTCACGCTCGTCCTGGGGGAGGACGCGCCGCGAGGGCTGGCCGCCGGGCTGGAGGCGTATGTGCGCGGCTCGCATCTGGCTGTCGACACGGTCGTCTACGAGGGACAGCAGCAGACCTCACCGCTGCTCGTCGGCGTCGAATAG
- the rsmD gene encoding 16S rRNA (guanine(966)-N(2))-methyltransferase RsmD yields MTRVIAGAAGGRRLAVPPGTGTRPTSDRAREGLFSSWESQLGGTAAWRATRVLDLYAGSGAVGLEALSRGAAHVLLVETEPRAVRTIKDNVRTVGLPGVEVRAGKAAQTAAGDPPQDPYDLVFLDPPYAVSDDDLREILLTLRARGWLAEDALATVERSTRGGDFRWPEGFEGLRSRRYGEGTLWYGRAAARETEPASC; encoded by the coding sequence ATGACCCGCGTGATCGCCGGAGCCGCCGGCGGCAGGCGCCTGGCCGTCCCGCCGGGCACCGGTACCCGACCCACCTCGGACCGGGCCCGCGAGGGGCTCTTCTCCAGCTGGGAGTCCCAGCTCGGCGGCACCGCCGCCTGGCGGGCCACCAGGGTGCTGGACCTGTACGCGGGCTCGGGCGCCGTCGGCCTGGAGGCCCTCTCGCGGGGGGCGGCGCACGTACTGCTCGTCGAGACCGAGCCGCGTGCCGTACGCACCATCAAGGACAACGTCCGCACGGTCGGCCTGCCCGGGGTGGAGGTCCGCGCGGGCAAGGCGGCGCAGACCGCCGCGGGCGACCCTCCGCAAGACCCCTATGACCTGGTCTTTCTCGATCCTCCGTACGCCGTTTCCGACGATGATCTTCGGGAGATCCTGCTCACACTCCGTGCGCGGGGCTGGCTCGCCGAGGACGCCCTCGCCACCGTGGAGCGCAGCACCAGAGGCGGCGATTTCCGCTGGCCGGAGGGTTTCGAGGGGCTCAGGTCCCGTCGCTACGGCGAGGGAACGCTTTGGTACGGTCGCGCCGCCGCGCGGGAGACCGAGCCCGCGTCATGCTGA
- a CDS encoding thiamine-phosphate kinase encodes MRDLKDGTASEPSSSGAEVPQGHAQGRGKGTVGELGEFGLIRELTSRLTTTPAVRVGPGDDAAVVAAPDRRVVASTDILLEGRHFRRDWSTAYDVGRKAAAQNLADIAAMGAVPTALLLGLIVPAELPANWPSELMDGIRDEAQVAAAAVVGGDVVRGDSIAVSITALGDLRNKEPVTRAGAGAGDLVAVTGWLGWSAAGHAVLSRGFRSPRAFVEAHRRPEPPYHAGPAAAGLGATAMTDVSDGLVADLGHIAEASKVRINIRSADLDVPAQMSDIGQAVGVDPLQWVLTGGEDHAIVATFPADQKLPARWRVIGEVLAPSALPQVTVDGVTWDKASGWDHFSDDPEG; translated from the coding sequence ATGCGGGATCTGAAGGACGGCACCGCGTCCGAGCCGTCATCCTCGGGCGCGGAGGTCCCTCAGGGGCACGCCCAGGGGCGGGGGAAGGGCACCGTGGGGGAGCTGGGGGAGTTCGGCCTGATCCGGGAGCTGACCTCCCGGCTCACCACCACTCCCGCGGTGCGCGTGGGCCCCGGGGACGACGCGGCCGTGGTCGCGGCTCCGGACCGGCGGGTGGTCGCCAGCACCGACATCCTCCTCGAAGGACGCCATTTCCGCCGCGACTGGTCAACGGCGTACGACGTGGGCCGCAAGGCCGCGGCGCAGAACCTCGCCGACATCGCCGCCATGGGCGCCGTGCCCACCGCGCTGCTGCTCGGCCTCATCGTGCCCGCCGAACTCCCCGCGAACTGGCCCAGCGAGCTGATGGACGGCATCCGCGACGAGGCCCAGGTCGCCGCGGCGGCCGTGGTCGGCGGCGACGTGGTGCGCGGCGACAGCATCGCCGTCTCCATCACCGCGCTCGGCGACCTGCGCAACAAGGAACCGGTCACCCGTGCCGGCGCGGGCGCCGGGGACCTGGTCGCGGTCACCGGCTGGCTCGGCTGGTCGGCCGCCGGGCACGCGGTGCTCTCGCGCGGCTTCCGCTCGCCCCGCGCCTTCGTCGAGGCACACCGCCGCCCCGAGCCCCCGTACCACGCGGGCCCCGCGGCGGCCGGGCTCGGCGCCACGGCGATGACCGACGTCAGCGACGGGCTCGTGGCCGACCTCGGCCACATCGCCGAGGCCAGCAAGGTGCGCATCAACATCCGCTCCGCCGACCTCGACGTGCCCGCGCAGATGTCCGACATCGGGCAGGCCGTCGGTGTCGACCCGCTCCAGTGGGTGCTCACCGGGGGAGAGGACCACGCGATCGTGGCCACCTTCCCCGCCGACCAGAAGCTCCCCGCGCGCTGGCGCGTCATCGGCGAGGTGCTCGCGCCCTCCGCTCTGCCGCAGGTCACCGTCGACGGCGTCACCTGGGACAAGGCGAGCGGCTGGGACCACTTCTCCGACGACCCGGAAGGCTGA
- a CDS encoding NAD(P)H-dependent glycerol-3-phosphate dehydrogenase: MRKAAVFGTGSWGTAFAMVLADAGCEVTLWGRRAEIVEAVNSTRRNPAYHPGTELPEAVRATTDPAEAARDAEFTVLSVPSQTLRGNLEEWAPLLHPGTVLVSLMKGVELGTAKRMSEVIEEVARIPGDDGARRAAGKVAVLTGPNLAREIAARQPAAAVAACADEEAARALQSACHTPYFRPYTSTDVVGCELGGAVKNVIALAVGIADGMGLGDNSKASLITRGLAETTRLGLAMGAEAHTFAGLAGMGDLVATCSSPLSRNHTFGTNLGRGMTLQETIAVTKQTAEGVKSCESVLDLARRHGVEMPITETVVGIVHDGKPPHVALKELMSRSAKPERA, translated from the coding sequence GTGAGGAAAGCCGCCGTATTCGGCACCGGCTCCTGGGGCACCGCCTTCGCGATGGTGCTCGCCGACGCCGGCTGTGAGGTGACCTTGTGGGGGCGCCGGGCCGAAATCGTCGAGGCGGTCAACAGCACGCGCCGCAACCCCGCCTACCACCCCGGCACCGAACTCCCCGAGGCCGTACGCGCCACCACGGATCCTGCCGAGGCCGCCCGGGACGCGGAGTTCACCGTCTTGTCCGTCCCCTCCCAGACGCTGCGCGGCAACCTGGAGGAATGGGCGCCCCTCCTGCACCCGGGCACCGTGCTGGTCTCGCTGATGAAGGGTGTCGAACTCGGCACGGCCAAGCGCATGAGCGAGGTCATCGAGGAGGTCGCCCGGATCCCCGGCGACGACGGCGCGCGCCGGGCGGCCGGGAAGGTCGCCGTGCTGACAGGGCCCAACCTCGCCCGCGAGATCGCCGCCCGGCAGCCGGCCGCCGCCGTCGCCGCCTGCGCGGACGAGGAGGCGGCGCGTGCCCTCCAGAGCGCCTGCCACACCCCGTACTTCCGGCCCTACACCAGCACCGACGTGGTCGGCTGCGAGCTGGGCGGCGCCGTCAAGAACGTCATCGCGCTCGCCGTTGGCATCGCCGACGGCATGGGCCTGGGCGACAACTCCAAAGCGTCGCTGATCACCCGGGGCCTGGCCGAGACCACCCGGCTCGGCCTCGCCATGGGCGCCGAGGCCCACACCTTCGCGGGGCTGGCGGGGATGGGCGACCTGGTCGCCACCTGCTCCTCGCCGCTGTCGCGCAACCACACCTTCGGCACCAACCTGGGCCGCGGCATGACGCTTCAGGAGACGATCGCGGTCACGAAGCAGACGGCCGAGGGCGTCAAGTCCTGCGAGTCCGTGCTGGACCTGGCCCGCAGGCACGGGGTGGAGATGCCCATCACCGAGACCGTCGTCGGCATCGTCCACGATGGCAAGCCGCCGCACGTCGCGCTGAAGGAACTCATGTCGCGCAGCGCCAAGCCCGAACGGGCCTGA
- a CDS encoding DUF3515 domain-containing protein, protein MTALVALTTAACSFTGDSAGPAAPSPSGRAAKACRALHDALPKRVDGQRSGTTEPESDYTAVWGDPAVELRCGVAEPAKLTPGNEEYNPTSDAVEVNGVPWLSEQRKGGYRFTTTDKVAYVEVTVPDDYAPEVNPLTDLSEAVKRTVPKKKEG, encoded by the coding sequence GTGACCGCTCTTGTGGCGCTGACGACGGCGGCCTGCTCGTTCACCGGCGACAGCGCGGGCCCCGCAGCTCCCAGCCCTTCGGGCAGGGCGGCGAAAGCGTGCCGTGCACTCCACGACGCACTGCCGAAGCGGGTGGACGGGCAGCGGTCCGGCACCACGGAGCCCGAGTCCGACTACACCGCCGTATGGGGCGATCCGGCCGTCGAACTGCGCTGTGGGGTCGCCGAGCCCGCCAAGCTCACTCCCGGCAACGAAGAGTACAACCCCACGTCCGACGCGGTGGAGGTCAACGGGGTTCCATGGCTGAGCGAGCAGCGCAAGGGCGGCTATCGCTTCACCACCACCGACAAGGTCGCGTACGTGGAGGTGACCGTCCCCGACGACTACGCGCCCGAGGTCAACCCGCTGACCGACCTCAGCGAAGCGGTCAAGCGGACGGTACCGAAGAAGAAAGAGGGCTGA
- the thiD gene encoding bifunctional hydroxymethylpyrimidine kinase/phosphomethylpyrimidine kinase, which produces MDAPNPRPGRPPLVLTVAGSDSGGGAGIQADLKTMLALGTHGMSVIAAVTAQNSLGVQGYWELPAEAVRAQYRSVVDDIGVQAVKTGMLASSELVETVAELLSATPAPVVVDPVGVSKHGDALLAAEAVDAVRTKLLPVATVATPNLDEVAQLTGVHVRDEEGLRGAADAVLSYGPRWALIKGGHLPGEAVDLLTDGTEEHWLRAPRHDNRHTHGTGCTLASALASYLAKGLPVPEAARAAKEYTTGAIAAGFPLGSGLGPVDHGWRLR; this is translated from the coding sequence ATGGACGCACCGAATCCCCGCCCCGGCAGGCCGCCTCTCGTGCTGACCGTCGCCGGATCCGACTCCGGCGGCGGCGCCGGCATCCAGGCCGACCTCAAGACGATGCTGGCCCTGGGCACCCACGGCATGAGCGTGATCGCCGCCGTGACAGCGCAGAACTCCCTGGGCGTCCAGGGTTATTGGGAACTGCCCGCCGAGGCGGTCCGCGCGCAGTACCGCAGCGTCGTGGACGACATCGGGGTGCAGGCCGTCAAGACCGGGATGCTCGCCTCGTCCGAACTCGTCGAGACGGTCGCTGAACTGCTCTCCGCGACTCCGGCACCCGTGGTCGTCGACCCCGTCGGGGTCTCCAAGCACGGGGACGCGCTGCTCGCGGCCGAGGCTGTGGACGCGGTGCGCACCAAGCTGCTGCCCGTCGCCACCGTCGCCACCCCCAACCTGGACGAGGTCGCCCAGCTCACCGGCGTCCACGTGCGGGACGAGGAGGGCCTGCGCGGGGCGGCGGACGCGGTGCTCTCGTACGGGCCGCGCTGGGCGCTGATCAAGGGCGGACACCTGCCGGGGGAGGCCGTCGACCTCCTCACGGACGGCACAGAGGAGCACTGGCTGCGCGCCCCGCGCCACGACAACCGCCACACCCACGGCACCGGCTGCACGCTGGCCAGCGCCCTGGCGTCATACCTGGCCAAGGGCCTGCCGGTGCCGGAGGCCGCGCGGGCGGCCAAGGAGTACACCACCGGAGCCATCGCCGCCGGATTCCCGCTGGGTTCGGGGCTGGGGCCCGTGGATCACGGGTGGCGGCTGCGCTGA